Proteins from a single region of Candidatus Binatus sp.:
- a CDS encoding phosphoribosyltransferase family protein translates to MEGELMIPKNAVGVVLFAHGSGSSRLSPRNQFVAEALQKSGIGTLLFDLLTEAEASDRDNVFDIDFLAHRLSDATRWLKGRSEIKGRSLGYFGASTGAAAALVAASQDHSIRAVVSRGGRPDLAIRQLADMKSPVLLIVGGHDYGVIELNEKAYRVLRCEKSLKIVPGATHLFEEPGALEQVAELASDWFKRHLKTQATEEPVTREPTVYSNRQQAGRMLAQRLKPQAGADVVVLGVPRGGLPVAKEVADALGAPLDVVVVRKLGAPGQPELGIGAVVDGDHPRAIFNQDIVEHLGVSDEYIEAEIARQLKEVNRREIAYRGGRAKIPLAGKTVILVDDGIATGSSARAALRGVRRQKPKRLVLAVPVAPTETIEALRSEADEIVCLETPQDFFAVGQFYRDFHQVTDDEVRAILQTEQPAEAHSES, encoded by the coding sequence TTGGAAGGCGAGTTGATGATTCCAAAGAACGCCGTCGGAGTGGTCCTCTTCGCCCACGGCAGCGGCAGCAGCCGCCTGAGCCCCCGCAACCAATTCGTGGCGGAGGCGCTGCAAAAATCGGGGATCGGTACGCTGCTATTCGACCTTCTCACAGAAGCAGAGGCCTCGGATCGCGACAACGTCTTCGACATCGATTTCCTCGCGCACCGTCTGTCAGACGCGACGCGCTGGCTGAAGGGCAGAAGCGAAATCAAGGGCCGTTCTTTGGGATATTTCGGCGCCAGCACCGGAGCTGCCGCGGCGCTGGTCGCCGCGTCACAGGATCACTCGATTCGCGCCGTGGTTTCACGCGGAGGTCGGCCGGATCTCGCCATTCGTCAGCTTGCCGATATGAAATCGCCTGTCCTGCTTATTGTCGGCGGCCACGACTACGGCGTAATCGAGCTCAACGAGAAGGCTTACCGCGTCCTGCGCTGCGAAAAATCCCTCAAGATCGTGCCGGGCGCGACGCATCTGTTCGAAGAACCGGGCGCGCTGGAGCAGGTAGCCGAGCTTGCCAGCGACTGGTTCAAGCGCCACCTGAAAACTCAAGCGACCGAGGAACCCGTAACGCGAGAGCCAACCGTTTATTCAAACCGCCAGCAGGCCGGCCGGATGCTTGCCCAGCGTCTTAAGCCTCAGGCCGGCGCCGATGTGGTCGTGCTTGGCGTCCCGCGCGGCGGTCTGCCGGTAGCCAAAGAGGTCGCCGACGCGCTAGGTGCTCCGCTTGATGTAGTGGTCGTCCGCAAGCTGGGAGCTCCGGGCCAGCCGGAGTTGGGAATTGGAGCGGTGGTCGACGGCGACCATCCGCGCGCGATTTTCAACCAGGACATTGTCGAGCACCTCGGCGTCTCAGACGAATACATCGAGGCTGAAATCGCGCGGCAATTGAAGGAAGTGAACCGCCGCGAGATCGCGTATCGGGGCGGCCGCGCCAAGATTCCGCTCGCTGGCAAAACCGTGATTCTGGTCGATGATGGAATCGCGACGGGCTCTTCGGCGAGAGCCGCTCTGCGCGGAGTCCGCCGGCAGAAACCAAAGCGACTCGTGCTCGCGGTCCCGGTCGCGCCGACGGAGACTATTGAGGCGTTGCGTAGCGAAGCCGACGAAATTGTCTGCCTCGAAACGCCTCAGGATTTCTTTGCGGTTGGCCAGTTCTATCGCGATTTTCACCAGGTTACCGACGACGAAGTAAGGGCGATTCTACAAACAGAACAACCCGCCGAGGCGCATTCCGAATCATAG
- the pssA gene encoding CDP-diacylglycerol--serine O-phosphatidyltransferase: protein MPATLLPDTITSIGLLAGCLSFVSAVSGQLTRAAVMIGVSIACDIADGFVARSAHSASQFGVEYDSLSDVVAFGAAPAILAYAWALAPLQLWASLVVGAFVICAALRLARFNIQTETPGGRKHFVGLPVPGAAAMIAGGFLGGSYFRFDSPRALSAAITALMLTLAALMVSRVPYPSIKEIDPASLKSRSAIALTVIAIGLFVALPQLTALLAATGYLLSGPLWLAFGKDIKRAR, encoded by the coding sequence TTGCCTGCCACACTCTTGCCCGACACGATCACCTCGATCGGACTGCTCGCTGGATGCCTCTCGTTTGTCTCGGCTGTATCGGGCCAGCTAACTCGCGCCGCGGTGATGATCGGCGTTTCGATCGCATGCGACATAGCCGACGGATTCGTTGCGCGTTCCGCCCACAGCGCGAGCCAGTTTGGCGTTGAATATGACAGCTTGTCTGATGTTGTGGCGTTTGGCGCGGCTCCGGCAATCCTCGCCTACGCGTGGGCGTTGGCGCCCCTGCAGCTCTGGGCCTCATTAGTAGTCGGCGCATTCGTGATATGCGCTGCCCTTCGCCTCGCGCGCTTCAACATCCAGACCGAGACTCCTGGTGGAAGGAAGCACTTCGTTGGCCTTCCGGTCCCCGGCGCCGCGGCGATGATCGCCGGCGGCTTCTTAGGCGGCAGCTATTTTCGATTTGATTCGCCGCGCGCGCTGTCCGCGGCAATAACCGCGCTGATGCTGACACTCGCGGCCCTGATGGTATCGCGCGTGCCTTATCCGAGTATCAAGGAAATCGATCCCGCGTCTCTGAAATCGCGATCCGCGATCGCGTTGACGGTGATCGCGATCGGGTTATTTGTCGCCCTCCCGCAATTGACTGCCCTTTTGGCCGCTACCGGATATCTGCTATCAGGCCCTCTATGGCTCGCGTTTGGAAAGGACATCAAGCGCGCGCGGTAA
- a CDS encoding CBS domain-containing protein gives MIVAELMTANPVTVEPSDTVQAAREKMEGGRFRQVPVVDQQTLVGILTDRDARRHLEQSARMRVDEVMSAHPFSVDPSTPVERAAHLLTTNKIGSLPVVEHKKLVGIITATDMLKALEAVLGATTEASSRIDLDLDGSGDISAATSLVRSICPLLGVGTYRRSRSEGEVLYVLVPSTNAQSAAHALKEYGFKVLAVHY, from the coding sequence ATGATAGTTGCTGAGCTGATGACCGCAAACCCCGTCACCGTCGAGCCGAGTGACACAGTGCAAGCAGCACGTGAGAAGATGGAAGGTGGCCGATTCCGACAGGTTCCTGTTGTGGATCAGCAAACTCTGGTCGGTATTCTGACCGACCGGGACGCGCGCCGACACCTCGAGCAATCGGCGCGCATGCGGGTCGATGAGGTCATGAGCGCCCACCCGTTTTCGGTCGATCCTTCGACGCCGGTGGAGAGAGCGGCACACTTGCTGACGACGAACAAGATCGGCAGTCTTCCTGTGGTTGAACACAAAAAGCTGGTCGGCATCATAACGGCCACCGATATGCTGAAGGCGCTGGAGGCCGTGCTCGGAGCTACTACCGAGGCCAGTTCCAGAATTGATCTCGATCTAGATGGCTCCGGCGACATATCGGCCGCGACCAGCCTCGTCCGGTCGATTTGTCCCCTCCTCGGTGTCGGGACCTACCGGCGAAGTCGCTCGGAAGGTGAGGTTCTATATGTGCTGGTTCCTTCGACGAATGCGCAAAGCGCGGCACACGCTCTGAAGGAGTATGGCTTTAAAGTCCTTGCGGTCCATTACTGA
- the polX gene encoding DNA polymerase/3'-5' exonuclease PolX, with product MTIENYEVAKILDETADMLEVAGENFFRVRAYRNAARSIRDQTAQVADLSEEQIDEIPGIGADLAGKISTIAKTGDLPLHHKLASKFPPQLLELRDVPGLGPKRLKLLIDRLRIRDRNDLERAVKSEKLRKIRGFGPKLEQQIRESLLRRGTGQSKRMLYAEAEGIATRLATHLRKCTAIQELELAGSFRRRQETIGDLDAVAAAADSAAVMEHFTAFPGITQVIGSGETKTSVVLKGGLQVDLRVVPPKSFGAALAYFTGSKSHNVHLRRIAQARGLLLNEYGLFRDGAAIAGRTEDEIYRALGLSWVPPELREDRGEIDAAASGKLPKLIERKDLRGDLHTHSLYTDGRASIEEMVRQARESGLEYVAITDHSRRIAMAHGLDPERLREQRREVARIRKKISGIALLHGIEVDILDDGKLDLPPDALAELDWVVASVHYKLEQNPAEMTRRLIKAIRNPNVDVIGHPSGRLLGHREPSNFDLGEILRVAREEGCALEIDSQPDRLDLTDTACIAAKRAGVKVVISSDAHSTREFALLEYGINQARRGWIEKEDVLNTRPLKNLRPRR from the coding sequence GTGACGATCGAAAACTACGAAGTCGCCAAGATCCTCGACGAAACCGCCGATATGCTGGAGGTGGCGGGCGAGAATTTCTTCCGGGTACGGGCCTACCGCAATGCCGCTCGGTCGATTCGCGATCAAACGGCGCAGGTGGCCGATCTAAGCGAAGAGCAAATCGATGAGATTCCCGGTATCGGAGCCGATCTGGCGGGAAAAATATCGACCATCGCCAAGACCGGCGATCTGCCATTGCACCACAAGCTGGCTTCAAAGTTCCCGCCCCAGCTACTGGAGTTGAGAGATGTTCCAGGCCTGGGTCCGAAACGATTGAAGCTCCTGATCGACCGCCTGCGGATCCGCGACCGGAACGATCTCGAGCGGGCAGTTAAATCGGAGAAGTTGCGAAAAATCCGCGGCTTTGGACCGAAGCTAGAGCAACAAATCCGGGAATCGTTGTTGCGGCGCGGGACTGGCCAAAGCAAACGGATGCTGTATGCGGAGGCGGAGGGGATCGCGACTCGCCTCGCCACCCATTTGCGAAAATGCACGGCAATCCAAGAGCTTGAGCTGGCGGGCAGCTTTCGTCGGCGGCAAGAAACCATCGGCGATCTGGACGCAGTCGCCGCCGCTGCTGATTCCGCTGCGGTCATGGAGCATTTCACCGCCTTTCCCGGTATCACCCAGGTCATCGGCTCGGGCGAGACCAAGACCAGCGTTGTACTCAAAGGCGGACTGCAAGTTGACCTGCGGGTAGTGCCTCCAAAGAGTTTCGGCGCGGCGCTCGCCTACTTCACCGGATCGAAGTCCCACAATGTGCATCTGCGGCGCATCGCCCAAGCGCGCGGACTTTTGCTTAACGAGTACGGCCTCTTTCGCGATGGCGCTGCCATCGCCGGCAGAACGGAAGACGAGATTTACCGCGCTCTGGGGCTTTCGTGGGTGCCTCCAGAGTTGCGCGAGGACCGCGGCGAAATAGATGCGGCAGCGTCCGGCAAGCTGCCCAAATTGATCGAGCGTAAAGATCTTCGCGGCGACCTTCATACTCATTCCCTGTACACGGACGGTCGCGCATCGATCGAGGAAATGGTGCGTCAAGCTCGTGAAAGCGGCCTCGAATATGTTGCAATCACGGATCACTCTCGGCGGATAGCGATGGCCCATGGCCTGGATCCTGAGCGCCTGCGCGAACAGAGGCGCGAGGTCGCGCGCATCAGAAAAAAAATCTCCGGCATCGCACTGCTTCATGGCATCGAGGTCGATATCCTGGATGATGGGAAGTTGGATTTGCCCCCTGATGCGCTGGCCGAGCTCGATTGGGTAGTCGCTTCAGTCCATTATAAGCTCGAACAAAATCCCGCCGAGATGACTCGCAGGCTAATCAAGGCGATTCGCAATCCCAACGTTGACGTAATTGGCCATCCAAGCGGGCGTTTGCTTGGGCACCGCGAGCCCAGCAACTTCGACCTCGGTGAAATCCTTCGGGTCGCCCGCGAGGAGGGATGCGCCCTGGAAATCGACTCCCAGCCCGACCGTTTGGACCTGACCGATACTGCCTGCATCGCCGCAAAACGGGCCGGCGTGAAGGTTGTCATATCCAGCGACGCTCATTCGACTCGGGAGTTCGCGTTGCTCGAATACGGAATCAATCAGGCGCGGCGGGGCTGGATCGAAAAGGAAGACGTTCTCAACACACGACCGCTGAAAAATCTACGGCCACGCCGCTGA
- a CDS encoding HPF/RaiA family ribosome-associated protein yields MQRPLQITSRDFQLTPAMEAQIRERADDLQLYFPRLTGCHVVVEAPVHHHRKGGPFNVRIDLRVPGADISVDRQEADDLAIAIRDSFDAARRRIEDHLRELRRDVKAHELPSVGRVARIFAKEGYGFLETEDNREIYFHRHSVLHEHFDDLTPGTAVRFAEEEGDEGPQASTVAIVGGKRVP; encoded by the coding sequence ATGCAGCGCCCGCTTCAAATTACTTCACGCGATTTCCAGTTGACCCCGGCCATGGAGGCGCAGATCCGCGAACGCGCCGACGATCTTCAGCTCTACTTCCCACGGCTCACCGGATGCCACGTCGTGGTCGAAGCGCCGGTTCATCACCACCGCAAAGGAGGCCCGTTCAATGTGCGGATTGATCTCCGGGTGCCCGGGGCGGACATCTCGGTCGACCGGCAGGAGGCCGATGATTTGGCCATCGCGATCAGAGATTCATTCGATGCCGCCCGGCGTCGCATCGAGGATCATCTTCGCGAGCTCAGACGCGACGTAAAGGCGCACGAGCTGCCGTCGGTGGGCCGCGTTGCCCGCATTTTCGCGAAGGAAGGGTACGGCTTCCTCGAGACGGAGGATAATCGCGAGATCTATTTCCATCGCCACAGTGTCCTGCATGAGCATTTCGACGATCTGACGCCAGGAACTGCGGTGCGCTTTGCCGAGGAGGAAGGCGACGAAGGTCCGCAGGCGAGCACCGTCGCGATCGTTGGCGGCAAACGAGTCCCGTAG
- a CDS encoding DUF2267 domain-containing protein translates to MQDQEFFKDVIGRIGCDLRRAEGLTFAVFQELRDRITPQEAAHVAAQLPKRLKMMWMSLEHPDRKVHRVSGDQFIWEVRRMAGLTDDAEAERAVSAVFAGLQKLLGSTTGQEGEAWDVMSQLPKDLKKLWAEAQRRHQTVNPSGV, encoded by the coding sequence ATGCAAGATCAGGAATTCTTCAAGGATGTGATTGGGCGCATCGGATGCGACCTGCGCCGCGCGGAGGGGCTGACCTTCGCGGTCTTCCAGGAACTGCGCGATCGGATCACGCCGCAGGAAGCGGCGCATGTCGCCGCGCAACTCCCCAAGCGCCTCAAGATGATGTGGATGTCTCTGGAGCACCCCGACCGCAAGGTCCATCGTGTCAGCGGGGATCAGTTCATATGGGAAGTGCGCCGGATGGCCGGACTCACCGATGATGCGGAAGCGGAACGTGCGGTATCGGCCGTTTTCGCGGGATTGCAGAAGTTGCTCGGCAGCACGACCGGGCAGGAAGGCGAGGCGTGGGACGTGATGAGCCAGCTTCCCAAGGATCTGAAGAAACTGTGGGCCGAAGCGCAGCGCCGGCATCAGACGGTCAATCCATCCGGGGTCTAG
- the glgP gene encoding alpha-glucan family phosphorylase — MNLAHHPPLSLPEELSGLAILALDMRWSWNHSADALWEMVDPEMWHATGNPWLILRSVSQTRFEKLAGDSEFATELRRQLTAREQYLAEPTWFAATCKAPLGTIAYFSMEFGLSEALPIYSGGLGILAGDFLKTASDLGVPMVGIGLLYDRGYFRQVLNAQGEQLAFYPSNQPHLLPLAPLLDEANRWLRIEVELPGRTLHLLTWVVQVGRVTLYLLDSNDPLNSPADRGITGELYGGSPELRLQQEIALGIGGWRLLEKLKIDCRICHLNEGHAAFAALERIRSFMIRSGQSFASALHCTRPGNIFTTHTPVAAAFDQFPVDLLRQYGRTYAEALGVSGEELLALGRANSHDTAESFNMAYLALRCCGRVNAVSRLHAEVSQRLFQPLFPRWPQSEVPIEHVTNGVHAPTWDSAAADAVWTESCGKGRWLGMLESLEQDLSRASDEALWAVRVKGRAALIKHVRQRVARQRAARGQDPPADPAATASLLDDNVLTVGFARRFTGYKRPTLLLHDRKRLTQILTNPKRPVQLLVAGKAHPLDLEGVRMVREWAEHTGGPEFCGRAVFLEDYDMAMAAELVQGVDLWINTPRRPWEACGTSGMKLLVNGGLNLSELDGWWAEAYSPDVGWALGDGKEHNEPGWDAAEAEALYSLLEREVVPTFYARDARGIPLEWVAKMRASMARLTVRFSSNRMVREYTEGYYIPAARELERRMAPKGQVGIAIEEWRRRLAEHWRTLHFGRLSVSQSDSSLTFDLQVYLGEIEPADAQVEIWVEPTDSQSCAVTTMEPVEKLAGATNGFIYRATVAADHPPDHYTPRIVPRKPGVSVPLEASQILWFR, encoded by the coding sequence ATGAATCTTGCCCATCATCCGCCCCTGTCCTTGCCTGAAGAACTGAGCGGACTCGCCATCCTGGCCCTGGACATGCGTTGGAGTTGGAACCACAGCGCGGACGCACTTTGGGAGATGGTAGACCCGGAAATGTGGCATGCGACGGGGAACCCATGGCTCATTCTGCGGAGCGTATCTCAGACCCGGTTCGAAAAGTTAGCAGGAGACTCGGAATTTGCTACAGAGCTACGGCGGCAACTGACTGCGCGCGAGCAGTACCTGGCCGAACCGACCTGGTTCGCCGCGACCTGCAAAGCGCCGCTCGGCACGATCGCATATTTCAGCATGGAGTTCGGGCTGAGCGAGGCGCTTCCGATATATTCGGGTGGTCTCGGGATCCTGGCGGGCGACTTTCTCAAGACCGCGAGCGATCTGGGCGTGCCGATGGTTGGGATCGGATTGCTTTACGATCGCGGCTACTTTCGGCAGGTACTAAACGCGCAGGGCGAGCAACTAGCGTTCTACCCATCTAACCAGCCGCACCTGCTGCCGCTGGCCCCGCTGCTCGATGAAGCAAACCGGTGGCTTAGAATAGAGGTCGAGCTGCCGGGGCGCACGCTCCACTTACTTACCTGGGTGGTGCAGGTCGGAAGGGTCACGCTTTACCTGCTCGATAGCAACGACCCTCTCAACTCACCGGCCGATCGCGGGATCACCGGTGAGCTTTATGGCGGCAGTCCAGAGCTACGCCTGCAGCAGGAGATCGCGCTTGGAATCGGGGGATGGCGCTTGCTCGAGAAGCTCAAGATCGATTGCAGGATCTGCCACCTGAACGAGGGGCACGCGGCATTCGCTGCGCTGGAGCGGATTCGCAGCTTCATGATCCGCTCAGGTCAGAGTTTTGCGTCCGCGTTACACTGCACTCGGCCGGGAAACATATTCACGACGCACACGCCAGTCGCGGCGGCATTCGACCAATTCCCGGTGGATTTACTGCGCCAATATGGCCGTACATATGCCGAAGCGCTGGGCGTTAGCGGCGAGGAACTGCTCGCGCTTGGACGCGCCAATTCGCACGATACGGCGGAGTCCTTCAACATGGCCTATCTGGCGCTGCGATGCTGCGGGCGGGTTAATGCGGTGAGCCGTCTTCACGCCGAGGTCAGCCAGCGCCTGTTTCAACCGCTATTTCCCCGCTGGCCACAGAGCGAGGTGCCGATCGAGCACGTGACCAATGGCGTGCACGCGCCAACCTGGGATTCGGCTGCCGCCGATGCGGTCTGGACCGAGAGCTGTGGCAAGGGCCGGTGGCTTGGCATGCTGGAAAGCCTCGAACAGGACTTGAGTCGTGCCAGTGATGAGGCGCTCTGGGCCGTCCGCGTCAAGGGGCGCGCGGCTCTCATAAAGCATGTGCGTCAGCGGGTGGCGCGACAGCGGGCCGCCCGAGGACAAGATCCCCCGGCCGATCCTGCCGCAACTGCATCGCTGCTCGATGATAACGTTCTGACGGTCGGCTTCGCCCGGCGGTTCACGGGCTACAAGCGCCCGACTCTGTTGCTCCACGATAGGAAGCGGCTGACTCAGATTCTCACCAACCCCAAGCGCCCCGTTCAATTACTGGTTGCCGGTAAGGCTCATCCGCTGGACCTCGAAGGTGTGCGGATGGTGCGTGAATGGGCCGAGCACACGGGCGGTCCCGAGTTTTGTGGCCGCGCAGTCTTTCTCGAGGATTACGATATGGCGATGGCTGCCGAACTGGTCCAGGGCGTCGATTTGTGGATCAATACGCCACGCCGTCCGTGGGAAGCGTGCGGAACCAGCGGGATGAAACTGCTGGTTAATGGCGGTCTCAATCTTTCCGAGCTGGACGGGTGGTGGGCCGAAGCCTACTCACCAGACGTTGGATGGGCATTGGGCGATGGCAAGGAACACAACGAGCCGGGATGGGATGCGGCCGAGGCGGAGGCACTCTATTCACTACTGGAGCGAGAAGTAGTGCCGACCTTCTACGCGCGTGATGCGCGAGGTATTCCACTGGAGTGGGTGGCAAAGATGCGCGCGAGCATGGCGCGGCTCACCGTGCGCTTTTCGAGCAACCGGATGGTGCGCGAGTATACCGAAGGCTACTACATTCCTGCGGCCAGGGAGCTTGAGCGCCGAATGGCCCCGAAAGGCCAAGTCGGCATCGCCATCGAAGAATGGCGGCGGCGGTTGGCCGAGCACTGGAGAACGCTGCATTTCGGCCGCCTGAGCGTGAGTCAGTCGGACTCGAGCCTCACGTTCGATCTTCAGGTCTATTTGGGTGAAATTGAGCCGGCGGACGCACAAGTAGAGATTTGGGTTGAACCTACCGATAGCCAATCGTGCGCTGTCACCACCATGGAGCCAGTCGAAAAACTTGCCGGCGCGACAAATGGCTTCATATACCGAGCGACGGTCGCCGCCGATCATCCTCCAGACCATTACACCCCGCGCATCGTACCCAGAAAGCCTGGCGTCAGTGTACCGCTCGAAGCATCGCAAATTCTCTGGTTCCGATGA
- a CDS encoding MFS transporter, producing the protein MDNRSARSARPQRLPRNIIALGIVSLFNDTAGDMINPLLPAFVASVGGGPEVLGIIEGIADASASLFQLASGYIADRVGRLKATTFVGYAVAAVVRPLLAVTAVWWQILLVRFGDRLGKAVRGAPRDRLIADAAPSEIRGRAFGYHSAMDNAGALGGPLIAYWMLTLGMNPRSIFAWTVVPGLLSLLVLGGGVQEIESIGHERVEIGIPEAPGFRQLLAAIFVFTLGSSSDSFLLWRAREVGVSAAHLPLLWFVLAFSRVISSTPGGALSDRWGRNKTIISGWLIYSAVYLGFAFVSAPQAIWLLFAVYGFFSGLTEGSERALVIDLVAEEWRGRALGASKAAVGVALFPASVIFGIIYQHLGAEPAFMLGAALALIAIFMLPSSAPPAKPGT; encoded by the coding sequence ATGGACAACCGTAGTGCTCGATCAGCAAGACCCCAGCGTCTGCCGAGGAATATCATTGCTCTCGGTATCGTCTCGCTTTTCAACGATACCGCGGGAGATATGATCAATCCTTTGCTGCCCGCCTTCGTTGCTTCGGTCGGGGGTGGTCCGGAAGTTCTCGGCATCATCGAAGGAATTGCGGACGCGTCTGCAAGTCTTTTCCAGCTCGCTTCCGGCTATATCGCAGACCGAGTGGGCCGCCTGAAGGCAACCACTTTCGTCGGGTACGCAGTCGCTGCGGTCGTGCGCCCACTCCTTGCGGTTACCGCAGTGTGGTGGCAAATCCTGCTCGTCCGTTTTGGCGATCGATTGGGAAAAGCTGTTCGCGGGGCGCCTCGCGATCGCCTCATAGCGGACGCCGCGCCGTCAGAGATTCGCGGTCGCGCCTTCGGGTACCATAGCGCGATGGACAATGCCGGCGCGCTCGGCGGCCCCTTAATCGCCTACTGGATGTTGACGCTCGGCATGAACCCGCGAAGCATCTTTGCATGGACCGTTGTTCCGGGATTGTTATCGCTGCTGGTACTCGGCGGAGGTGTTCAAGAAATCGAGTCCATCGGACATGAAAGAGTCGAAATTGGTATCCCTGAAGCGCCTGGATTCCGCCAGCTCCTTGCCGCGATCTTTGTCTTTACCCTGGGCAGCTCGTCTGATTCCTTCCTCCTATGGCGCGCCCGAGAAGTAGGAGTCTCCGCGGCTCATCTTCCGCTGCTGTGGTTCGTTCTCGCGTTCAGCAGGGTCATCAGTTCAACCCCAGGAGGGGCGCTGAGCGACCGATGGGGACGCAATAAAACGATTATCAGCGGATGGCTCATTTATTCAGCGGTGTATTTGGGTTTTGCTTTCGTTTCCGCTCCGCAGGCAATATGGTTGCTGTTCGCCGTTTACGGCTTCTTTTCTGGCTTGACTGAAGGATCCGAGCGGGCACTGGTGATCGATCTGGTCGCCGAGGAGTGGCGCGGACGAGCGCTCGGAGCTTCCAAAGCTGCGGTGGGAGTTGCGTTGTTCCCGGCTAGCGTAATTTTTGGCATAATCTACCAGCATTTGGGCGCTGAGCCTGCCTTCATGCTAGGTGCAGCACTGGCGCTGATAGCTATATTCATGCTGCCCTCGAGCGCACCCCCGGCAAAGCCAGGTACGTGA
- the tpiA gene encoding triose-phosphate isomerase: MRRRFFLANWKMNVTVREARVLAAALRDRIDAVILQACEVVIAPPMLAMPTLAQELAGSRIAIAGANMYCEDKGPFTGEVSASMLKEVGASYVLIGHSERRDLFHEDDGLINRKLKAALRDGLTPVLCVGEHADERDAGRVLEVVLGQLQRGLDEIDGSRLAQVVVAYEPVWAVGTGRTAQPQAAELVHGSIRSGLGDLCGRNAARRVRIVYGGSVTPTNAAAYLSQPDIDGLMVGAASLDPDSFVQILKAGTVRT, encoded by the coding sequence GTGCGGCGGCGGTTCTTCCTCGCCAATTGGAAGATGAATGTGACTGTGCGCGAAGCACGGGTGCTTGCTGCAGCCCTTCGCGACAGGATCGATGCCGTTATTTTGCAGGCCTGCGAAGTGGTCATCGCACCCCCGATGCTCGCCATGCCCACGCTCGCGCAGGAGCTGGCCGGCTCGCGCATCGCGATTGCCGGAGCGAATATGTATTGCGAAGACAAGGGTCCGTTCACGGGTGAGGTATCGGCATCGATGCTCAAGGAAGTCGGGGCCTCGTATGTGCTGATTGGCCATTCCGAGCGCCGCGATCTGTTCCATGAGGACGACGGGCTGATAAACCGCAAACTCAAGGCCGCTCTGCGCGACGGGCTGACGCCAGTGCTCTGTGTGGGGGAACATGCAGACGAACGCGACGCCGGACGCGTGCTCGAGGTTGTGCTAGGACAGCTTCAGCGCGGACTCGATGAAATCGACGGAAGCCGACTCGCGCAGGTGGTGGTGGCTTACGAACCGGTATGGGCGGTAGGAACAGGGCGAACCGCCCAGCCGCAGGCAGCCGAGTTGGTTCACGGTTCGATCAGGAGCGGCCTCGGCGATCTCTGTGGCCGTAACGCCGCGCGGAGAGTCAGGATCGTTTACGGCGGCAGCGTCACTCCCACCAACGCGGCGGCGTACCTGTCGCAACCAGACATCGATGGGCTGATGGTCGGTGCAGCGAGCCTTGACCCTGATTCATTCGTTCAAATTTTGAAGGCCGGAACAGTGCGGACTTGA
- a CDS encoding CBS domain-containing protein, whose amino-acid sequence MKVEQLMKREVKVCTEGDTLNRAAELMWESDCGCIPVISANGDGRVIGVVTDRDIAIAAYTQGKQLWAIPVGAAMARKVITCHANDGISQAEALMRDSQVRRLPVVDQNEHLVGILSLNDIAREAQREAATGKRAEVAGESVAETLAFVCQPRSSHEVALAA is encoded by the coding sequence GTGAAAGTCGAACAATTGATGAAGCGCGAGGTCAAGGTCTGCACCGAAGGCGATACCCTCAACCGAGCTGCTGAACTGATGTGGGAGTCTGATTGCGGCTGCATCCCTGTCATCAGCGCCAACGGCGATGGCCGAGTAATCGGCGTCGTCACGGATCGCGATATCGCAATCGCGGCGTACACGCAGGGTAAACAGCTCTGGGCAATCCCGGTTGGCGCCGCGATGGCGCGGAAGGTGATCACCTGCCACGCCAACGACGGCATCAGCCAGGCCGAGGCGTTGATGCGCGACAGCCAGGTGCGTCGGCTCCCGGTCGTCGATCAGAACGAACACCTGGTGGGGATACTCTCGCTCAACGATATCGCCCGTGAGGCTCAGCGTGAGGCTGCGACTGGCAAGCGAGCGGAGGTCGCTGGAGAATCCGTAGCGGAGACGCTCGCCTTCGTCTGTCAGCCTCGCTCCTCGCACGAAGTGGCGCTGGCGGCTTGA